One Streptomyces sp. V4I8 genomic window carries:
- the sigJ gene encoding RNA polymerase sigma factor SigJ, which translates to MSDTPVPVTDDATGVFVEHRELMFGVVYNMLGSVADTEDVLQETWLSWTARGGGAPLDGVGNPRAYLVRIAVNHALTRRAAISRRRETYVGPWLPEPLVAVDEDDGAEDPALRTESVSLAMLVVLESLSPLERAVFVLHEVFGYPHTEIAEIIDRSPAAVRQLAHRARGHVHARRPLYEAHPRVRREATERFVRAAVGGDIAALMEVLAPDVTVWTDGGGKRKPAALRPVHGRDKALRFFGSYGRKGGAGNLELRYRRVNGDDAVVLFQGGEPYAVLVLDLTPDGDRVSGVYVVSNPDKLTHVRREEA; encoded by the coding sequence ATGTCCGACACCCCCGTACCCGTCACCGACGACGCGACCGGCGTCTTCGTCGAGCACCGCGAGCTGATGTTCGGCGTCGTCTACAACATGCTCGGCAGCGTCGCCGACACCGAGGACGTCCTGCAGGAGACGTGGCTGTCCTGGACGGCGCGAGGCGGGGGCGCGCCGCTCGACGGGGTCGGCAACCCGCGGGCCTACCTCGTGCGGATCGCGGTGAACCACGCGTTGACGCGGCGGGCCGCGATCAGCCGCCGCCGGGAGACGTACGTCGGCCCGTGGCTGCCCGAGCCGCTGGTCGCGGTCGACGAGGACGACGGCGCCGAGGACCCAGCCCTGCGCACCGAGTCCGTGTCGCTGGCGATGCTGGTCGTCCTGGAGTCGCTGTCGCCGCTGGAACGCGCGGTGTTCGTGTTGCACGAGGTGTTCGGTTACCCGCACACGGAGATCGCGGAGATCATCGACCGCAGCCCGGCGGCCGTACGGCAGCTGGCGCATCGCGCGCGGGGGCACGTACACGCGCGGCGGCCGCTGTACGAGGCGCATCCGCGGGTGCGGCGGGAGGCGACCGAGCGGTTCGTGCGGGCCGCGGTGGGCGGGGACATCGCCGCGCTGATGGAGGTCCTCGCGCCGGATGTCACGGTGTGGACGGACGGCGGCGGCAAGCGGAAGCCGGCGGCGCTGCGGCCCGTGCACGGACGGGACAAGGCGCTCCGGTTCTTCGGGTCGTACGGGAGGAAGGGTGGTGCGGGCAATCTGGAGCTGCGCTACCGGCGGGTCAACGGTGACGACGCGGTGGTGCTGTTCCAGGGCGGGGAGCCGTACGCCGTCCTGGTCCTGGACCTCACACCGGACGGTGACCGGGTGTCCGGTGTCTATGTCGTCAGCAACCCCGACAAGCTCACGCATGTGCGCCGGGAGGAGGCGTGA